A genomic window from Solanum dulcamara chromosome 11, daSolDulc1.2, whole genome shotgun sequence includes:
- the LOC129874149 gene encoding receptor kinase-like protein Xa21: protein MSSGELPREIGNLFNLGRLDLHYNFLTGSIPSTILNMSNIRGISFLGNFFTGSLPPDIGLGLPNLEELYLGYNNLTGSIPHSLSNASNIFRLGIGYNDFSGPFPRSFGNLRRLEYLNVNDNHFTREPSSPELTFFNSLTNCRHLRKLWIGYNPLDGNLPASVGNLSSSLDYVYAAYSEIRGNIPSEIGNLSGLSFLFLQGNYLSGFIPRTIGNIENLQALNLYANKMISGPIPEEIRNLKKLGFLSLGNNELCCSIPVCLGNITSLRYIYLGSNKLTFSIPPSLWNLNDLLHLDVSSNFLKSSLPPEIGNLKAATLLNISKNQISGNIPSTIGGMQNMAELSFAENRLEGPIPESMGNMVALESLDLSHNKLSGGIPKSLVALSHLNYLNISYNRLSGEIPIGGPFSNFSYDSFLSNEALCGAARLQIPACRSNSPHRKRKKKVLLIVLILLVAASIIMLSVMLTVFLVIRSRKRKTIIATLQADASPAMVHGRVSYHDLQQATNGFSTTNLLGSGSYGSVYKATLGSTIMAVKVFNLQVEGAFKSFDTECEVLRNLRHRNLTKVINSCSSVDFKALVLEYMPNGSLDDWLHSENRSLDIMRRVDIMIDVGSALDYLHQGYFVPVIHCDLKPSNVLLDEDLVAHVSDFGLAKLLGAGESIAHTKTLATIGYIAPEFGLEGLVSTRCDIYSYGIMLMETFTRKKPTDEMFAENSNLREWIRQSWPRAMDKIIDPELIIPDEKNKTGKGQCLSSIMELALRCTVDLPEERMNIKHALVQLKNIRTMLENVIMH, encoded by the exons ATGTCATCAGGTGAGTTACCAAGGGAGATTGGTAATCTTTTCAATTTGGGAAGATTAGATCTACATTACAATTTCTTAACAGGTTCTATTCCATCTACAATACTCAACATGTCAAACATAAGGGGCATTTCATTTTTGGGGAACTTCTTTACTGGAAGTCTTCCACCAGATATAGGACTTGGCCTTCCTAATCTTGAAGAACTTTATCTTGGTTACAATAACCTTACTGGATCCATCCCTCATTCTCTTTCAAATGCTTCCAATATTTTTCGGCTGGGAATTGGATATAATGACTTTTCTGGTCCTTTTCCAAGGTCGTTTGGTAATCTAAGACGTTTAGAGTACCTAAACGTGAACGACAATCATTTTACAAGAGAGCCTTCATCTCCAGAATTGACTTTCTTCAATTCCTTGACAAATTGTAGACATTTGAGAAAACTATGGATAGGTTATAATCCACTTGATGGAAATCTTCCAGCTTCTGTTGGAAATCTCTCAAGTTCTCTTGACTACGTTTATGCTGCTTACAGTGAAATTAGAGGCAACATTCCCAGTGAAATTGGAAATTTAAGTGGTTTGTCTTTCTTGTTTCTTCAAGGCAATTACTTGAGTGGATTCATTCCAAGAACAATAGGGAATATAGAGAATCTTCAAGCATTGAATTTGTATGCCAACAAAATGATAAGTGGACCTATCCCTGAGGAAATCCGCAATTTAAAGAAATTAGGATTCTTGAGCTTGGGAAATAATGAGCTTTGCTGTTCTATACCAGTATGCTTAGGGAACATTACATCTCTTAGATACATTTACCTAGGTTCCAACAAATTGACTTTTAGCATACCTCCAAGCCTGTGGAACCTCAATGATCTCTTGCATCTTGATGTATCCTCAAATTTCTTGAAAAGCTCTCTACCTCCAGAGATTGGAAATCTGAAAGCTGCAACATTGCTGAATATATCGAAGAATCAAATCTCGGGAAATATACCGAGCACAATTGGAGGCATGCAAAATATGGCTGAACTTTCTTTTGCAGAAAATAGACTAGAAGGGCCTATTCCAGAGTCAATGGGGAACATGGTCGCCTTGGAATCGTTGGACTTGTCTCATAACAAGCTCTCCGGTGGCATTCCTAAATCATTGGTAGCTCTTTCACATCTCAACTATCTTAACATATCTTACAACAGATTGAGTGGTGAAATCCCCATTGGAGGTCCTTTTTCGAACTTCTCTTATGATTCCTTCCTTTCAAATGAGGCATTATGTGGTGCTGCAAGATTGCAGATACCAGCATGCAGATCTAATTCTCCTCacaggaaaagaaaaaagaaggtgCTTCTTATTGTGTTGATCTTATTGGTGGCTGCTTCAATCATAATGCTCTCAGTCATGCTCACTGTCTTTTTGGTGATTAGAAGTCGAAAAAGGAAGACAATCATTGCGACTCTTCAGGCAGATGCTTCTCCAGCCATGGTACATGGAAGAGTTTCGTACCATGACCTTCAACAAGCAACTAATGGATTCAGTACGACCAACTTGCTCGGCTCTGGAAGTTATGGCTCTGTTTACAAAGCAACATTGGGGAGTACTATAATGGCCGTTAAGGTATTCAACTTGCAAGTGGAAGGCGCATTCAAGAGTTTTGACACAGAATGTGAAGTCCTACGCAACCTTCGTCACAGAAATCTGACCAAAGTCATCAATAGTTGCTCCAGCGTTGATTTCAAAGCCTTGGTATTAGAGTACATGCCTAATGGAAGCCTAGATGATTGGCTTCATTCTGAAAATCGTTCCTTAGATATCATGCGGAGAGTAGACATAATGATTGATGTGGGGTCAGCATTAGACTATCTCCATCAAGGCTATTTTGTTCCCGTCATTCACTGTGATCTAAAGCCTAGCAATGTCTTGCTCGACGAAGATCTGGTTGCACATGTGAGTGACTTTGGCCTAGCAAAGCTATTAGGCGCAGGAGAAAGTATTGCACATACTAAAACACTTGCAACCATTGGGTACATTGCACCAG AGTTTGGATTGGAAGGACTGGTATCTACAAGGTGCGACATTTACAGCTACGGTATCATGTTGATGGAAACCTTTACGAGAAAGAAGCCAACGGATGAAATGTTTGCTGAAAATTCAAACCTGAGGGAGTGGATAAGACAATCATGGCCACGCGCGATGGACAAGATAATAGACCCTGAGCTAATCATACCAGATGAGAAGAATAAAACAGGAAAAGGTCAATGCTTATCATCCATCATGGAATTAGCTCTGAGGTGCACTGTAGACTTGCCAGaggaaagaatgaatatcaaaCATGCTCTTGTTCAACTGAAGAACATCAGAACTATGTTGGAAAATGTAATAATGCACTAA